From a single Anomaloglossus baeobatrachus isolate aAnoBae1 chromosome 8, aAnoBae1.hap1, whole genome shotgun sequence genomic region:
- the FANCD2OS gene encoding LOW QUALITY PROTEIN: FANCD2 opposite strand protein (The sequence of the model RefSeq protein was modified relative to this genomic sequence to represent the inferred CDS: inserted 2 bases in 1 codon; substituted 1 base at 1 genomic stop codon), whose product MMATYQLWSPWTQLDENLQWLRGATPGRHGRYPRPTQSVCVMSREFMQGLRCTSHYRGGYKAIIAPQPLLLRGLDVVFGSFITAQPPMWCKSLHISDNSAFSRVISSKEQDSRGQQXRGXHVCRQLIHAMLLLYTVYKRCTSIIHHCMAA is encoded by the exons ATGATGGCCACATACCAGCTCTGGTCTCCTTGGACGCAGTTAGATGAGAACTTACAGTGGTTAAGAGGCGCGACTCCCGGACGCCATGGCAGATACCCCCGCCCCACACAATCCGTATGTGTGATGAGCAGAGAGTTCATGCAAGGGCTTAGATGTACATCACATTACAGAGGCGGATATAAGGCCATCATAGCACCTCAGCCGCTGCTCCTCCGCGGCCTCGATGTGGTCTTTGGCAGCTTCATCACTGCTCAGCCTCCCATGTGGTGCAAATCGCTACATATATCTGACAACTCAGCCTTCTCCAGAGTCATCAGCAGCAAGGAGCAGGATTCGCGGGGACAACAATGACGAGG CCATGTGTGTAGGCAGCTGATACATGCAATGCTCCTGCTCTACACCGTCTACAAGAGGTGCACGTCTATAATACATCATTGTATGGCAGCGTAA
- the LOC142250017 gene encoding ER membrane protein complex subunit 3-like: FGLRSIYSLILGQDNAADQSRVMQEQMTGAAMAMPADTNKAFKTEWEALELTDHQWALDDLEEELMGTDLNFEGMFTRELQTSIF, translated from the exons TTTGGCTTGAGGAGCATCTACTCTCTGATCCTGGGCCAGGACAATG CTGCGGACCAGTCACGTGTCATGCAGGAGCAGATGACCGGCGCAGCGATGGCTATGCCCGCTGACACTAACAAGGCGTTTAAG acaGAGTGGGAAGCCCTGGAGCTCACTGACCACCAGTGGGcactggatgacctggaggaagaacTGATGGGGACGGACCTGAACTTTGAAGGGATGTTTACGAGAGAACTGCAGACCTCCATATTCTGA